The Fundulus heteroclitus isolate FHET01 chromosome 13, MU-UCD_Fhet_4.1, whole genome shotgun sequence genome contains a region encoding:
- the LOC105934104 gene encoding glyceraldehyde-3-phosphate dehydrogenase: protein MVKIGINGFGRIGRLVTRAAVMGGKAEVVAINDPFIDLDYMAYMFKYDSTHGIWKHGEVKAEGGKLVIGNLHIVVFNERDPANIKWSDAGVDYVVESTGVFTTIEKASAHLKGGAKRVVISAPSADAPMFVMGVNHGKYDNSMKIVSNASCTTNCLAPLAKVINDNYGIVEGLMSTVHATTATQKTVDGPSGKMWRDGRGASQNIIPASTGAAKAVGKVIPELNGKLTGMAFRVPTPNVSVVDLTVRLEKPAKYEDIKKVVKAAAEGPLKGILGYTEDQVVSTDFNGDSHSSIFDAGAGIALNDHFVKLVSWYDNEFGYSNRVCDLLQHMFSKE, encoded by the exons ATGGTGAAGATTGGAATCAACGG ATTTGGACGCATCGGCCGTCTGGTGACCCGTGCTGCTGTCATGGGTGGGAAGGCTGAGGTTGTAGCCATCAATGACCCCTTCATCGACCTGGACTACATG GCCTACATGTTTAAGTACGACTCCACTCACGGTATTTGGAAGCACGGAGAGGTGAAGGCTGAGGGCGGCAAGCTGGTTATTGGCAACTTGCACATCGTGGTCTTCAACGA gagGGACCCTGCTAACATCAAATGGAGCGACGCTGGCGTAGACTATGTCGTGGAGTCAACTGGTGTTTTCACCACCATTGAAAAAGCATCT GCCCACCTGAAAGGTGGAGCAAAGAGGGTGGTGATCTCGGCTCCCAGTGCCGATGCTCCCATGTTTGTCATGGGTGTCAACCATGGCAAGTACGACAACTCCATGAAGATTGTTAG caaCGCGTCCTGCACGACAAACTGCCTGGCTCCACTTGCCAAGGTCATCAACGACAACTATGGAATTGTTGAGGGTCTCATG AGCACAGTCCATGCTACCACCGCCACCCAGAAGACTGTTGACGGTCCCTCGGGTAAAATGTGGAGAGATGGGCGTGGCGCGTCGCAGAACATCATCCCCGCCTCCACTGGGGCTGCCAAGGCTGTCGGCAAAGTGATCCCTGAGCTGAATGG AAAGCTGACTGGGATGGCTTTCCGTGTCCCCACCCCCAACGTGTCTGTGGTTGACCTGACGGTCCGTCTGGAGAAGCCT GCAAAATATGAAGACATCAAAAAGGTTGTCAAGGCTGCTGCAGAGGGGCCATTAAAAGGAATTCTGGGATATACAGAAGATCAG GTTGTGTCCACAGACTTCAACGGTGACTCTCACTCTTCAATCTTTGATGCTGGGGCTGGCATCGCATTGAACGACCACTTTGTCAAGCTGGTCTCATG GTATGACAATGAGTTCGGCTACAGCAACCGTGTGTGTGACCTGCTCCAGCACATGTTCTCCAAGGAGTAA